A window of the Trichoderma asperellum chromosome 4, complete sequence genome harbors these coding sequences:
- a CDS encoding uncharacterized protein (EggNog:ENOG41): protein MGSIRFNSQSANPAMAQTLGSSLDAQGLADEQRGLLDLIDKLQFAQLDNVKLPQIVVVGDQSAGKSSVLEALSGTPFPRDAGACTRHATEIRLRRSKETNLKVSIIPDKNRPYNEQARLLQFGGDAGIDTPFDAMMREATELIAPRNIPGRFAARDILVVEKTGPEMPMLSLVDLPGLVRVANRDQSEADIQTIEILSDRYMKSSRTIILAVIGGNNDYVQAPILKKARHFDPSGSRTIGVLTKPDMTEGIGLEDKFIGLVTNQDQENNFKLGWYILLNPGPGEFWSSLEERSRREADFFARGKWAALPPQMLGIEALRQKLSSQLQRHVGKHVKTLRRQIQQALEQCEAELKAMGSGKETIEEMRFEMGELFSASNNLVTPAVNGNYKNPVGESFFARQSHPKGTPAQKLRARVREESEKFARLFRQHNSKVNFSSSSSSGANNLPAAGVVGDSSKKEFAQREVEPLLRQIRGNELPLDSNPRAPYILFQDFSRPWPILAQEYKDNVGVICNEFLADVIDYVWPLRMRDPLRFHFLENKMKEMMEEAEKELKRLTDDLELEIQPYDPEYEQRLVKWRSEALKDGGTYTEAEEVLEKMLIYYDLTARIFTRNTITQVVERHLLMRMLGLFNPIEILRMQNATVEAIAAENKEARDKRAALKARKVAIEEARSICASLAMRSELRGYEDEMEDEVATDDEGQPRNSYSSKRFSTSSLNESAQQPQVTQTSPVRRKKREERSRSSISVETTQRVPPIPQQTHPDLQTNGVAHHEASPQEWDEAYYTTAQSAPHHAPPPPPPRPQKVGFEDRDGYDSSHRNKDSVRQKLASTLRGGVHHTQG from the coding sequence ATGGGATCCATTCGTTTCAACTCCCAATCCGCAAATCCCGCCATGGCCCAAACCCTCGGCTCTTCGTTGGATGCTCAGGGGCTCGCAGACGAGCAGAGAGGCTTGTTGGATCTCATCGATAAACTTCAATTTGCGCAACTAGACAATGTTAAGCTACCTCAaattgtcgtcgtcggcgaCCAATCCGCCGGCAAAAGCTCCGTCCTAGAAGCCCTCAGCGGCACGCCGTTCCCGCGAGATGCCGGAGCGTGCACTCGCCATGCCACAGAGATCCGATTGAGAAGATCAAAAGAAACGAATCTCAAAGTGTCCATTATTCCGGACAAAAACCGCCCGTACAATGAACAGGCTCGCCTGTTGCAGTTTGGAGGAGACGCTGGCATTGATACGCCGTTTGATGCCATGATGAGAGAGGCGACCGAACTAATCGCCCCTCGAAATATACCGGGACGTTTTGCCGCTCGCGATATCCTCGTCGTAGAAAAGACAGGACCAGAAATGCCCATGCTGAGTCTTGTTGATCTTCCTGGATTGGTCCGTGTGGCCAACCGAGATCAATCCGAGGCCGACATTCAGACCATCGAGATTCTCTCTGATCGATATATGAAGAGTAGCCGAACGATTATCTTGGCTGTTATTGGCGGCAATAATGATTATGTGCAAGCGCCAATTTTAAAGAAAGCACGTCACTTCGACCCTTCAGGCTCGCGAACCATTGGAGTCTTGACAAAGCCTGACATGACAGAAGGTATCGGCCTCGAGGACAAGTTCATCGGGCTTGTAACaaaccaagaccaagaaaaTAATTTCAAGCTCGGCTGGTATATCCTGCTTAATCCAGGGCCAGGAGAATTTTGGTCGTCTCTTGAAGAAAGATCCCGACGCGAGGCAGATTTCTTTGCGAGGGGCAAATGGGCAGCTCTACCGCCTCAAATGTTGGGTATAGAAGCCTTGCGACAGAAACTCAGCTCTCAGCTACAACGCCATGTAGGAAAGCATGTCAAAACGCTCCGAAGGCAGATTCAGCAAGCCCTTGAGCAGTGCGAGGCGGAGCTGAAGGCTATGGGATCTGGAAAAGAAACCATCGAAGAGATGCGCTTCGAAATGGGCGAGCTCTTCTCGGCATCCAACAACCTGGTTACTCCTGCTGTGAATGGAAATTATAAGAATCCGGTTGGAGAATCCTTTTTTGCTAGGCAATCTCATCCCAAGGGAACACCGGCGCAGAAGCTCCGGGCACGCGTCCGCGAAGAAAGCGAAAAGTTCGCTCGCCTTTTCCGCCAACACAACAGCAAGGTCAACTTTTCTTCGTCCTCTAGCTCCGGGGCGAATAACctaccagcagcaggagtCGTTGGTGATTCATCCAAGAAGGAGTTTGCTCAAAGAGAAGTTGAGCCGCTGCTGCGACAGATTCGCGGTAACGAGCTTCCGCTCGACTCTAACCCAAGAGCACCATATATCCTTTTCCAAGACTTTTCTCGCCCCTGGCCCATTCTGGCTCAGGAGTATAAAGATAACGTCGGCGTCATTTGTAATGAATTTCTCGCTGATGTCATTGATTATGTCTGGCCATTGCGAATGAGAGACCCTCTGCGTTTCCATTTCCTGGAGAACAAGATGAAAGAAATGATGGAAGAAGCGGAAAAGGAGCTTAAGAGGCTGACTGACGATTTGGAGTTGGAAATTCAGCCATACGATCCAGAATATGAACAGCGCCTCGTCAAATGGCGCTCAGAGGCTTTGAAAGATGGTGGCACCTATACCGAGGCAGAGGAGGTGCTCGAGAAGATGCTCATATACTATGATCTGACAGCACGGATATTCACCCGCAATACCATCACCCAGGTAGTCGAGAGACATTTACTGATGAGGATGCTCGGACTATTTAACCCCATTGAGATTCTGCGTATGCAAAATGCTACTGTTGAAGCTATCGCCGCCGAGAATAAAGAGGCTCGCGACAAGCGTGCGGCACTCAAGGCGAGGAAGGTGGCCATTGAGGAGGCTCGAAGTATATGTGCCAGCCTGGCAATGAGGAGCGAGCTGCGCGGATATGAGGACGAAATGGAGGATGAGGTTGCGACAGACGATGAGGGTCAGCCTCGGAATAGTTACAGCTCTAAGCGCTTTTCGACATCCTCGTTGAATGAAAGTGCGCAACAGCCGCAAGTAACGCAAACCTCGCCGGTTCGTCGAAAGAAACGCGAAGAACGTTCTCGCTCATCTATCAGTGTAGAGACTACGCAGCGAGTCCCGCCAATTCCTCAACAAACCCATCCGGACCTCCAGACCAACGGAGTAGCTCACCATGAGGCTTCTCCCCAGGAGTGGGATGAAGCATACTATACGACGGCGCAGTCAGCACCTCATcatgcgccgccgccgcctcctccacgcCCTCAAAAGGTGGGATTTGAGGACCGCGATGGGTATGATTCATCGCATCGGAATAAAGACAGCGTGAGACAGAAGTTGGCTTCGACACTGAGAGGGGGGGTTCACCATACTCAGGGCTGA
- a CDS encoding uncharacterized protein (EggNog:ENOG41): protein MTLGPADCQERTFIVTGANSGLGYECAKHLARLGSSRVILGVRSREKGEAAKKAIETDTGCDTNILQVWEVDLGSYESVAAFAQRAGEELHRIDGIIENAGTAETSWVEKEGNETTMTVNLFSTLLMALLMLPHLHKSAKQFGIVPQLVIIGSGLAFQAKPIWETLDIGNIFEDLRDRKKWEPKLSHTGYPLSKLLLTFAYFEFARRAAFSRTGVTITMVNPGACKTNLPRHLNSIVRLQVGVVLSLIGRSAEIGSRTLLHGLTVGEEAHGRYLSECEISDNIVPSWVTDDEGREWQVRVWEDVSATLEKACPGCLDVMSNE, encoded by the exons ATGACACTTGGACCTGCCGATTGTCAAGAGCGTACGTTTATCGTCACTGGTGCCAATAGCGGCCTCGGATATGAATGTGCTAAACATCTTGCCCGCCTCGGCTCTTCGCGGGTGATTCTGGGAGTTCGAAGTAGAGAAAAAGGTGAGGCGGCGAAGAAAGCGATCGAGACAGACACAGGTTGCGATACCAATATTCTTCAGGTATGGGAAGTTGATCTCGGAAGCTATGAGTCTGTCGCGGCGTTTGCACAGAGAGCTGGCGAAGAGCTACATCGGATTGACGGCATCATAGAGAACGCAGGGACTGCAGAGACATCTTGGGttgaaaaggaaggaaatgAAACCACTATGACGGTGAATTTATTCTCGACGCTCTTGATGGCTCTTTTGATGCTGCCGCATTTGCACAAGTCGGCCAAGCAATTTGGCATCGTACCGCAGCTGGTCATTATTGGTAGCGGGCTCGCCTTTCAAGCAAAGCCAATATGGGAGACATTGGATATTGGCAACATATTCGAAGATTTGAGAGACCGCAAGAAGTGGGAGCCCAAGTTAAGCCACACAGG CTACCCTCTATCCAAGCTGCTCCTCACATTTGCGTATTTCGAATTCGCACGACGAGCGGCATTTTCTCGTACTGGCGTGACAATTACCATGGTCAATCCGGGTGCCTGCAAAACCAACCTTCCCCGTCATCTCAATTCCATCGTCCGGCTTCAAGTTGGCGTCGTTCTGTCGTTAATAGGGCGAAGCGCTGAAATCGGCAGCCGGACGTTGCTTCATGGCCTCACAGTCGGTGAGGAAGCCCACGGGAGGTACCTCTCAGAGTGTGAAATTAGCGA CAACATCGTTCCTAGCTGGGTTACAGACGACGAGGGAAGAGAGTGGCAGGTTAGAGTATGGGAGGACGTCTCAGCGACGCTAGAAAAGGCGTGCCCAGGATGTCTTGACGTGATGTCCAATGAATGA